In Amphiura filiformis chromosome 2, Afil_fr2py, whole genome shotgun sequence, one DNA window encodes the following:
- the LOC140138793 gene encoding uncharacterized protein codes for MEQCRQEISSKVNECLRENGVDLDQLQQNGLTEALEKTAYEKAFTHFSDQRKLNTYVNENFNHVSPVEYVLGGNRNPKKESFQYVPILKTIENLLKHEDVFSEIYEGHTSHDNVLGDFCDGDNFKQNALFAEDPMSLQIQLYYDDFTTGNPLSNKAKGLKIAGFYFVLGNLHPQFRSKLYVIQLAILCKASLVKKYGFEKVLEPLIKDLKILETDGIVIHKDGVEHVMHGTLSFLAADNLGAHGIGGFMENFTTVERVCRFCNIRKVCFEDHFRMSEELSNRSKDAHSQQVHMVSRDKKLSSFYGVKSDSCLNKLQHFHVTNGLAPDVGHDLFEGIVPEVLENAISHFVLEGYFTLEYLNKQIKEFPYDAVDKTNKPSVMAATLNVFKVKQTALQAWCLLRLLPLMVGTKVPQHDPFWEVVLLLLDVVEICASPKVSPELAGLLADVIEEFLTKYYDAAPEETSMKPKFHFLIHYPEKMLAFGPLIHCWTMRFEGKHNYFKQVYHSTRNRKNICKSLAERHEHMQASRRTKTNFLTQEGVEHSGGTMYPLILLPREKRQQLCEIVGNTEMVYKAEMVAFSGIIYFCGSAVLVKKQTLRDQFAIIDSCYIIGGEPYLLCRHVKVQYTRHFHSYTVAEEENNFGYIICQPSELVDHHPLGVYHSDHENVVYIPLKYHIDL; via the coding sequence ATGGAACAGTGTAGACAAGAAATATCTTCTAAAGTTAATGAATGCCTTAGAGAAAATGGAGTAGATTTGGATCAATTACAACAAAATGGCCTGACTGAAGCTCTAGAGAAAACCGCATATGAAAAAGCATTCACACACTTCAGTGATCAGCGTAAGTTGAATACATATGTTAATGAGAACTTCAACCATGTGTCTCCTGTGGAATATGTTCTAGGAGGAAATAGAAATCCCAAAAAAGAGTCATTTCAGTATGTGCCTATTCTAAAAACTATTGAAAATTTACTGAAGCATGAAGATGTCTTTTCTGAGATTTACGAAGGACACACATCACATGACAATGTTTTAGGTGACTTTTGTGATGGGgataatttcaaacaaaatgcattgtttgcAGAGGATCCAATGAGCTTGCAAATCCAGCTCTATTATGATGATTTCACCACAGGCAATCCATTAAGCAACAAGGCTAAAGGGTTGAAAATTGCTGGGTTTTACTTTGTGTTGGGAAATCTGCATCCTCAATTTAGATCAAAATTGTATGTCATTCAGCTTGCCATACTTTGCAAGGCGTCTCTTGTGAAGAAATATGGTTTTGAAAAAGTCTTGGAACCATTAATAAAAGATTTGAAGATTTTAGAAACAGATGGCATTGTTATTCATAAAGATGGTGTGGAACATGTCATGCATGGTACACTGTCATTCCTTGCTGCAGATAATCTTGGTGCTCATGGAATTGGAGGGTTTATGGAGAATTTCACTACCGTAGAACGAGTGTGTCGGTTCTGTAACATTCGCAAAGTGTGTTTCGAAGATCATTTTAGGATGTCAGAAGAACTTAGCAATAGATCCAAAGATGCTCATTCCCAGCAGGTACATATGGTAAGCAGAGATAAGAAACTAAGTTCATTCTATGGAGTAAAGAGTGATTCCTGTTTAAACAAACTTCAGCACTTCCATGTTACAAATGGTCTTGCCCCTGACGTAGGTCATGATCTTTTTGAGGGCATTGTGCCAGAAGTGCTAGAAAATGcaatttcacattttgttttggaaGGCTATTTCACATTGGAATACCTGAACAAACAGATAAAAGAATTTCCATATGATGCAGTAGATAAAACCAACAAACCATCAGTTATGGCAGCTACTCTGAATGTGTTCAAAGTAAAGCAAACTGCCCTACAAGCTTGGTGTTTATTGAGGCTGCTTCCTCTAATGGTAGGGACAAAGGTTCCACAACATGATCCCTTTTGGGAGGTTGTGTTATTGCTGTTAGATGTTGTGGAGATCTGTGCAAGTCCTAAGGTATCCCCAGAATTGGCAGGTTTACTGGCTGATGTTATTGAGGAATTCCTGACAAAGTATTATGATGCAGCTCCAGAAGAGACATCAATGAAGCCAAAATTTCATTTCTTAATTCACTACCCAGAGAAAATGTTGGCTTTTGGTCCATTGATACATTGTTGGACAATGCGCTTTGAGGGTAAGCACAATTATTTTAAGCAGGTTTATCATTCCACAAGAAACAGGAAGAACATATGCAAAAGCTTGGCCGAAAGACATGAGCACATGCAGGCTTCAAGGAGGACCAAGACTAACTTCTTGACACAGGAAGGAGTCGAACATTCTGGTGGTACTATGTACCCACTCATATTATTGCCAAGAGAGAAAAGACAACAGCTATGTGAAATTGTAGGAAATACTGAGATGGTATACAAAGCGGAAATGGTTGCTTTCAGTGGCATCATATATTTTTGTGGTTCAGCTGTACTTGTTAAAAAGCAGACACTCAGGGATCAATTTGCCATCATTGACTCTTGCTACATAATAGGAGGAGAGCCTTATCTGTTATGCAGACATGTTAAAGTACAATACACCCGTCACTTCCATTCTTATACGGTTGCAGAGGAGGAAAACAACTTTGGATACATTATCTGTCAACCGTCTGAACTTGTTGACCACCATCCACTGGGTGTATATCACAGTGATCATGAAAATGTTGTATATATACCACTGAAATATCACATTGATTTGTAG
- the LOC140138803 gene encoding LOW QUALITY PROTEIN: uncharacterized protein (The sequence of the model RefSeq protein was modified relative to this genomic sequence to represent the inferred CDS: inserted 2 bases in 1 codon) yields MHNFKFLANLCYIYFILCFRHKFLFLYNDYCKKVELYNDNPNGTSKRELIDKAALVFGVDQSTILLQKWDLEYNCFVDIDEPDDENIPSGIKIQVQCIVQIMPVHITSEVVEEKPDQAAEAKEPKIAGRDVEMEVKEKDPGGAQSHNHVISLFDYRPTTRPASCWAVNFKFPELPPALHKRLMTLPAGNYLKTSERSTLFGVIFEAVMQHENVYPKPAEYALLIDQLFKRYQSLNYNLNSVHFGSRKDSYKKKLTYYFQNKRDSMKKTDLTGMNFVWRQKRSNSTKQDQLKSSSSRTAPPVWGVLNYLPSMPKSEDNASIERHVKLMQEEKKKKYPDIQRVITXTLCSRRKMTVEQNATIQDIKDTYPWLFDKSQLMAEMDRLIGTSEGQSYQDKLENGFKKFGMAIVKYGRSLKAKSTSKYFKTLSDKIPVQRDQKEYQDAVTRAAIVMIPTMFREKIGNIFKEPKESGESDEMPSPVIHCSGEVTESTEFNTVADGVVVATSQDLIGAFSCYIAAIYSFNMCNPGCVAKTTLFVERVILELEDNQSIQPLTNIVSKLVNLLD; encoded by the exons atgcataattttaaattcttGGCCAATTTATGTTACATTTATTTCATCTTATGCTTCAGGCACAAATTCCTGTTCCTTTATAATGACTACTGCAAAAAGGTGGAGCTATACAATGACAACCCAAATGGAACAAGCAAAAGAGAGCTCATAGACAAAGCTGCACTTGTGTTCGGTGTTGATCAATCAACTATCCTGCTTCAAAAATGGGACTTGGAGTATAACTGTTTTGTTGACATCGATGAGCCTGATGATGAAAATATACCGTCAGGAATCAAGATACAAGTACAGTGTATAGTGCAAATTATGCCAGTGCACATCACCAGTGAAGTCGTGGAAGAGAAACCAG ACCAAGCTGCTGAAGCTAAAGAACCCAAAATTGCTGGCAGAGATGTAGAAATGGAGGTGAAGGAAAAGGATCCAGGAGGAGCACAAAGCCACAA TCATGTCATTTCTTTGTttgattataggcctactactagacCAGCCTCATGTTGGGCAGTAAACTTCAAGTTTCCCGAACTACCACCAGCCTTACACAAAAGGCTCATGACATTGCCAGCAGGAAATTACCTCAAAACCTCTGAGAGATCAACTCTTTTTGGTGTCATCTTTGAGGCTGTGATGCAGCATGAGAA CGTGTACCCAAAGCCTGCTGAATATGCCCTCCTGATAGACCAACTCTTCAAGAGATACCAAAGCCTCAACTACAACTTAAATAGTGTACATTTTGGCAGCCGCAAG GACTCGTACAAGAAGAAGCTTACCTACTATTTCCAAAATAAGCGAGATTCAATGAAGAAGACAGATCTGACAGGCATGAACTTTGTTTGGCGACAGAAAAGAAGTAACTCCACCAAGCAAGATCAACTTAAATCAAGTTCGTCACGCACTGCACCACCTGTGTGGGGAGTATTAAATTACCTACCTTCAATGCCAAAATCTGAAGACAACGCCAGCATTGAGAGGCACGTGAAGCTAAtgcaagaagaaaagaaaaagaagtatCCCGACATTCAGCGTGTCATAAC GACATTGTGTTCGCGCAGGAAGATGACAGTTGAACAAAATGCAACAATACAGGACATCAAGGATACTTACCCGTGGCTATTCGACAAATCACAG CTGATGGCTGAAATGGACCGTCTCATTGGTACGTCAGAGGGCCAGAGCTACCAGGACAAATTGGAGAATGGCTTCAAGAAGTTTGGTATGGCGATTGTGAAATATGGCAGAAGTTTGAAGGCAAAAAGTACTTCTAAGTACTTTAAGACTCTTTCCGATAAGATACCTGTACAGAGGGACCAGAAGGAATATCAAG ATGCTGTAACAAGAGCCGCCATAGTCATGATACCAACTATGTTCAGGGAGAAGATTGGAAACATCTTTAAGGAGCCTAAGGAGAGCGGAGAATCT gATGAAATGCCTTCCCCTGTCATTCATTGCAGCGGCGAGGTGACAGAATCAACAGAGTTCAACACAGTTGCTGATGGGGTGGTGGTTGCGACAAGTCAGGACTTAATTGGTGCCTTCAGTTGTTACATAGCAGCAATTTACTCATTCAACATGTGCAACCCTGGGTGTGTTGCTAAGACAACGCTTTTTGTTGAAAGGGTTATCTTGGAGTTGGAGGACAACCAGTCCATTCAACCATTAACAAACATTGTCTCGAAGCTGGTCAACCTTCTTGATTGA